A DNA window from Actinomadura luzonensis contains the following coding sequences:
- a CDS encoding response regulator, translating into MVVDDHPMWRDGVARDLAEAGYEVVAAVGEGGQAVRAAAAVRPDVVVLDLRLPDMSGAEVAARLSAGTEHAPRVLVLSASAEQEDVLAAVKAGASGYLVKSAGREEFLDAVRRTADGDAVFTPGLAGLVLGEYRRLATRAAGAGTAGTDGAGGPAGPRLTERETEVLRLVAKGLTYRQIAERLVLSHRTVQNHVQNTLGKLHLHNRVELVRYAIERGLDAD; encoded by the coding sequence ATGGTGGTGGACGACCATCCCATGTGGCGGGACGGGGTGGCCAGGGATCTGGCCGAGGCGGGGTACGAGGTCGTGGCCGCCGTCGGGGAGGGCGGGCAGGCGGTGCGGGCGGCCGCGGCCGTGCGTCCCGACGTGGTCGTGCTGGATCTGCGCCTGCCCGACATGTCCGGGGCGGAGGTGGCCGCGCGCCTTTCGGCCGGCACGGAGCACGCGCCCCGCGTGCTGGTCCTGTCGGCCAGCGCCGAGCAGGAGGACGTGCTGGCGGCGGTGAAGGCGGGCGCGTCCGGATATCTGGTGAAGTCGGCCGGCCGGGAGGAGTTCCTCGACGCGGTCCGCCGCACCGCCGACGGCGACGCCGTCTTCACCCCGGGCCTGGCCGGGCTGGTGCTCGGCGAGTACCGGCGGCTGGCCACGCGGGCGGCGGGAGCGGGGACGGCCGGGACGGACGGGGCGGGCGGGCCGGCCGGCCCGCGCCTGACCGAGCGCGAGACCGAGGTGCTGAGGCTGGTCGCCAAGGGCCTGACCTACCGCCAGATCGCCGAGCGCCTGGTGCTCTCCCACCGCACCGTCCAGAACCACGTCCAGAACACCCTCGGCAAGCTGCACCTCCACAACCGGGTGGAGCTGGTCCGCTATGCGATCGAGCGAGGACTCGACGCGGACTAA
- a CDS encoding bifunctional helix-turn-helix transcriptional regulator/GNAT family N-acetyltransferase, which translates to MSSLTEARVSEVRAFNRFYTKVIGVLQAGMLESPYSLTEVRVLFELAHAEPMETGRLRALLDLDAGYLSRILTRFDADGLIRRERSAADARKQVVRLTDKGTATFADLDRRSEAEIERLLSGLPEAEQGRLVGSMAAIRSLLSPREPGREAYVIRPPRTGDLGWVVQRHGELYSAEYGWGTAFEQTVAGIVAGLDLTKDAGWIAEVGGERAGCVFYVREDDGQAKLRMLLVEPSARGMGIGRRLVEECLRHARADGRKRITLWTRDCLTSARRIYQTAGFRLAGEEKGMENGTEVIEQWWSLDL; encoded by the coding sequence ATGAGTTCGTTGACGGAAGCAAGGGTTTCTGAGGTCAGGGCCTTCAACCGCTTCTACACCAAGGTGATCGGCGTCCTGCAGGCCGGCATGCTCGAATCGCCGTACTCGCTGACCGAGGTCAGGGTGCTGTTCGAGCTCGCGCACGCCGAGCCGATGGAGACCGGGCGGCTGCGCGCGCTGCTCGACCTCGACGCCGGCTACCTCAGCAGGATCCTCACCCGGTTCGACGCCGACGGCCTGATCCGGCGCGAGCGCTCGGCCGCCGACGCCCGCAAGCAGGTGGTCCGGCTCACGGACAAGGGCACGGCCACGTTCGCCGACCTCGACCGGCGCTCGGAGGCCGAGATCGAGCGGCTGCTGTCCGGCCTGCCGGAGGCCGAGCAGGGCCGGCTGGTCGGCAGCATGGCGGCGATCAGGTCGCTGCTGTCGCCGCGCGAGCCCGGGCGGGAGGCGTACGTGATCAGGCCGCCGCGCACCGGCGACCTCGGCTGGGTCGTGCAGCGGCACGGCGAGCTCTACAGCGCCGAGTACGGCTGGGGCACCGCCTTCGAGCAGACGGTGGCCGGCATCGTCGCGGGCCTCGACCTCACCAAGGACGCCGGCTGGATCGCCGAGGTCGGCGGCGAGCGCGCCGGCTGCGTCTTCTACGTGCGCGAGGACGACGGCCAGGCCAAGCTGCGGATGTTGCTGGTCGAGCCGTCCGCCCGGGGCATGGGCATCGGGCGGCGGCTCGTGGAGGAGTGCCTGCGGCACGCCAGGGCCGACGGCCGCAAGCGCATCACGCTGTGGACGCGCGACTGCCTGACGAGCGCGCGGCGCATCTACCAGACGGCCGGCTTCCGGCTGGCGGGCGAGGAGAAGGGCATGGAGAACGGCACCGAGGTCATCGAGCAGTGGTGGAGCCTGGACCTGTGA
- the macS gene encoding MacS family sensor histidine kinase: MGIEGPFWRAIAVYRVASLVYAAVLLAQNRGYEHPAAGWTVIGVMTLWTAGTAWAYAVPALRRWPLLGLDLLITLGCLLASPYVEGARQSEPGTLPVPATWIAGPVLAWAVHGGRRAGAVAAAAVAGGDLWLRLRAPGVPLQVNGAVLLFLAGVVVGHVARLARQAEERMQRAVEMEAAQRERERLARDIHDSVLQVLALVQRRGQRLGGEAAELGRLAGEQEAALRQLVAGPAAGGHPSGLTDLRSPLLRLAGPGVTVSTPATPVLLTAEAAREVTAAVKAALDNVRAHCGEGARAWVLAEEGEEEGKSVVTVSVRDDGPGMPAGRLAEARAEGRLGVAESIRGRIARLGGHATVTAVPGQGTEIELTLPTRP, encoded by the coding sequence ATGGGTATCGAGGGTCCGTTCTGGCGGGCGATCGCCGTCTACCGCGTGGCCTCGCTGGTCTACGCCGCCGTCCTGCTCGCCCAGAACCGCGGCTACGAGCACCCGGCCGCCGGCTGGACGGTCATCGGCGTCATGACGCTGTGGACGGCCGGCACCGCCTGGGCCTACGCGGTGCCCGCGCTGCGCCGGTGGCCGCTGCTCGGGCTGGACCTGCTGATCACGCTGGGGTGCCTGCTGGCCTCGCCGTACGTGGAGGGCGCCCGGCAGAGCGAGCCCGGCACGCTGCCGGTGCCCGCCACCTGGATCGCCGGGCCCGTCCTGGCCTGGGCGGTGCACGGCGGGCGGCGGGCCGGCGCGGTCGCCGCCGCCGCCGTCGCGGGCGGCGACCTGTGGCTGCGGCTGCGCGCGCCCGGCGTCCCGCTGCAGGTCAACGGCGCGGTGCTGCTGTTCCTCGCCGGAGTGGTCGTCGGGCACGTGGCCCGGCTGGCGCGCCAGGCGGAGGAGCGCATGCAGCGGGCCGTCGAGATGGAGGCCGCCCAGCGCGAGCGGGAACGGCTGGCCCGCGACATCCACGACTCGGTCCTGCAGGTGCTCGCCCTCGTGCAGCGGCGCGGGCAGCGGCTCGGCGGGGAGGCGGCCGAGCTGGGGCGGCTCGCGGGGGAGCAGGAGGCGGCGCTGCGCCAGCTCGTCGCCGGCCCCGCCGCCGGCGGCCATCCCAGCGGGCTCACGGACCTGCGGTCGCCGCTGCTGCGGCTCGCCGGGCCCGGCGTCACCGTCTCGACGCCGGCGACCCCCGTCCTGCTGACCGCCGAGGCGGCCAGGGAGGTCACGGCGGCTGTCAAGGCGGCACTCGACAACGTGCGCGCGCACTGCGGTGAGGGGGCGCGGGCCTGGGTGCTGGCCGAGGAAGGGGAGGAGGAAGGGAAGTCCGTCGTGACGGTGAGCGTGCGCGACGACGGGCCCGGCATGCCGGCCGGGCGGCTCGCCGAGGCCCGGGCGGAGGGGCGGCTGGGGGTGGCCGAGTCCATCCGGGGACGGATCGCGCGGCTCGGCGGCCACGCCACCGTCACCGCCGTCCCGGGCCAGGGCACCGAGATCGAGCTGACCCTCCCCACCCGCCCCTGA
- a CDS encoding lactonase family protein: MPPVKHLRIGGYGPGIVTVGGELTRVAAPSFLAAHPTLPVLYAAGELERGWLTAFSVRDDGLAPLDERPSEGSQPCHVAIDPSGALLAAANYGDGTAVLHRLDDRGAFAGEPIVLRHEGSGPDKERQEGPHAHQAVFHDGLLHVSDLGTDEIRRYRPDGTPLEPYRLSPGTGPRHFAFAGGRLYVAGELDGTVTMIEPGGRRTVAPASLQEGVANAPSHLQLDGDLVYVANRGPNTIAVLRAADLSPLAEVPSGGDWPRHFAIDGDRLYVANQHSGEVTVFALDGGVPAPAGESYAVESPSCVLVS; the protein is encoded by the coding sequence ATGCCTCCTGTGAAGCACCTGCGCATAGGCGGATACGGCCCGGGCATCGTCACCGTCGGCGGTGAGCTGACCCGGGTGGCGGCGCCGTCGTTCCTCGCCGCCCATCCCACGCTGCCGGTGCTGTACGCCGCGGGCGAGCTCGAACGCGGCTGGCTGACCGCCTTCTCCGTGCGCGACGACGGCCTCGCGCCCCTCGACGAACGCCCGAGCGAGGGCTCGCAGCCCTGCCACGTGGCGATCGACCCGTCCGGCGCCCTGCTGGCCGCCGCCAACTACGGCGACGGTACGGCCGTGCTCCACCGCCTCGACGACCGGGGCGCGTTCGCGGGCGAGCCGATCGTGCTGCGCCACGAGGGCTCGGGGCCTGACAAGGAGCGCCAGGAGGGGCCGCACGCCCACCAGGCCGTCTTCCACGACGGCCTGCTGCACGTCTCCGACCTCGGCACCGACGAGATCCGCCGCTACCGGCCCGACGGCACGCCGCTGGAGCCGTACCGGCTGAGCCCCGGCACCGGCCCGCGCCACTTCGCCTTCGCCGGCGGCCGGCTCTACGTCGCCGGCGAGCTCGACGGCACCGTCACCATGATCGAGCCTGGCGGCCGGCGCACCGTCGCGCCCGCCTCCCTCCAGGAGGGAGTGGCCAACGCGCCCTCCCACCTGCAGCTCGACGGCGACCTCGTCTACGTCGCCAACCGCGGGCCCAACACGATCGCGGTGCTGCGCGCCGCCGACCTGTCGCCGCTGGCCGAGGTGCCGAGCGGCGGCGACTGGCCGCGCCACTTCGCCATCGACGGCGACCGGCTCTACGTCGCCAACCAGCACTCCGGCGAGGTGACCGTCTTCGCGCTCGACGGCGGGGTGCCCGCGCCGGCGGGGGAGTCGTACGCGGTGGAGAGCCCGTCCTGCGTGCTGGTCAGCTGA
- the thiI gene encoding tRNA uracil 4-sulfurtransferase ThiI codes for MTMSALGEPCVLLKLGEIVLKGKNRELFERRLIANIRHALEDVGLKVDVRRRHGVIAIFLPQGASAEQAEAVARRVADVPGLVWIHRAWRVAKDPDAVLKAGLELAGESEEAKRGAPFAVRSRRRDKRFPLRSNELDRLVGGAINDEYGLPVDLKNPELTVHIEVDRDEVFVFTGGIPGQGGLPVGSSGRALALMSGGIDSPVAAYRMMRRGLHVDFLHFSGIPFTTSESIYKAYALVRKLDRFQGRSRLWVVPFGKAQQSIRTSGQDRLAVIAQRRLMLKTAEEVAHRIKAAALVTGDALGQVSSQTLTNITAQDNAVDLPILRPLVGWDKTEIMAEARRIGTLEISELPDEDCCSLLAPKRAETRAKIEDLKQIERRLDAEELCVQLADSIQEYTL; via the coding sequence ATGACGATGTCCGCCCTGGGCGAGCCGTGCGTTCTGCTCAAGCTGGGCGAGATCGTCCTCAAGGGCAAGAACCGCGAGCTGTTCGAGCGCCGCCTGATCGCCAACATCCGCCACGCTCTGGAGGACGTCGGGCTCAAGGTGGACGTGCGCAGGCGGCACGGCGTGATCGCGATCTTCCTGCCCCAGGGCGCGAGCGCCGAGCAGGCCGAGGCCGTGGCGCGGCGCGTCGCCGACGTGCCCGGGCTGGTCTGGATCCACCGGGCCTGGCGGGTCGCCAAGGACCCCGACGCCGTGCTGAAGGCCGGCCTGGAGCTGGCGGGCGAGAGCGAGGAGGCCAAGCGCGGCGCGCCCTTCGCGGTCCGCTCGCGCCGCCGCGACAAGCGCTTCCCGCTGCGCTCCAACGAGCTCGACCGGCTCGTCGGCGGCGCCATCAACGACGAGTACGGCCTCCCCGTCGACCTGAAGAACCCCGAGCTGACCGTCCACATCGAGGTCGACAGGGACGAGGTGTTCGTCTTCACCGGCGGCATCCCCGGTCAGGGCGGCCTGCCGGTCGGCAGCAGCGGCCGGGCGCTGGCGCTGATGTCGGGCGGCATCGACTCCCCGGTGGCCGCCTACCGGATGATGCGCCGCGGCCTGCACGTCGACTTCCTGCACTTCTCGGGCATCCCGTTCACCACGTCCGAGTCGATCTACAAGGCGTACGCGCTGGTCAGGAAGCTCGACCGGTTCCAGGGCCGGTCGCGGCTGTGGGTCGTGCCGTTCGGCAAGGCGCAGCAGTCGATCCGCACCTCCGGCCAGGACCGCCTGGCGGTCATCGCGCAGCGGCGGCTCATGCTCAAGACCGCCGAGGAGGTCGCGCACCGCATCAAGGCGGCCGCGCTGGTCACCGGCGACGCGCTCGGCCAGGTCTCCTCGCAGACGCTGACCAACATCACCGCCCAGGACAACGCGGTGGACCTGCCGATCCTGCGCCCGCTCGTCGGCTGGGACAAGACGGAGATCATGGCCGAGGCGCGCCGCATCGGCACGCTGGAGATCTCCGAGCTGCCCGACGAGGACTGCTGCTCGCTGCTGGCCCCCAAGCGCGCCGAGACCCGCGCCAAGATCGAGGACCTCAAGCAGATCGAGCGGCGGCTGGACGCGGAGGAGCTGTGCGTGCAGCTCGCCGACTCGATCCAGGAGTACACCCTCTGA
- a CDS encoding MHYT domain-containing protein — protein sequence MNHFTHGLLTPVLAYVMSCLGSMLGLRLTAQAHASRGGARARWLLGAAVSIGGTGIWVMHFIAMMGFDVEGTQIRYDVPLTAASAVVAIVVVGTGLFLVSYGRGRLPALLGGGLLTGLGVASMHYLGMYAMNMSAHVSYDRLTVAASVAIAVVAATAALWFTLRVKKPVWITGAALVMGVAVAGMHYTGMAAMHVRVDAEPGAVSGADALDFLVPLMTVISLITLTMLLMVILSPSEEELHEDAELVAKLELRRRTAQQERHLAYPGPPVPMARRVPQQPHHAQSMRMRER from the coding sequence GTGAATCATTTCACCCACGGCCTGCTCACGCCGGTGCTCGCCTACGTGATGTCCTGCCTCGGGTCGATGCTGGGGCTGCGCCTCACCGCCCAGGCCCACGCCTCGCGCGGCGGCGCGCGGGCGCGCTGGCTGCTCGGCGCGGCCGTCTCCATCGGCGGCACCGGCATCTGGGTCATGCACTTCATCGCGATGATGGGCTTCGACGTCGAGGGCACGCAGATCAGGTACGACGTCCCGCTCACCGCCGCCTCGGCCGTGGTGGCGATCGTGGTCGTCGGCACCGGCCTGTTCCTGGTGTCCTACGGCCGCGGCCGGCTGCCCGCCCTCCTCGGCGGCGGCCTGCTGACCGGCCTCGGCGTGGCCTCGATGCACTACCTCGGCATGTACGCCATGAACATGTCCGCGCACGTCTCCTACGACCGGCTCACCGTGGCCGCCTCCGTGGCCATCGCCGTGGTCGCCGCGACGGCCGCGCTCTGGTTCACCCTGCGGGTCAAGAAGCCCGTCTGGATCACCGGGGCCGCGCTCGTCATGGGCGTCGCGGTGGCCGGCATGCACTACACCGGCATGGCGGCCATGCACGTCCGCGTGGACGCCGAGCCGGGCGCGGTCTCCGGCGCCGACGCCCTCGACTTCCTCGTCCCGCTCATGACGGTGATCAGCCTGATCACGCTGACCATGCTGCTCATGGTGATCCTGTCCCCGTCGGAGGAGGAGCTGCACGAGGACGCCGAGCTGGTCGCCAAGCTGGAGCTGCGCCGGCGCACCGCGCAGCAGGAGCGCCACCTCGCCTATCCGGGCCCGCCCGTCCCGATGGCCCGCCGCGTTCCTCAGCAGCCCCATCACGCCCAGTCCATGCGGATGCGCGAGAGGTAG
- a CDS encoding 6-phosphofructokinase, translated as MRIGVLTGGGDCPGLNAVIRAVVRKGVSVYGHEFVGFRDGWRGPLEGDTMPLDIQAVRGILPRGGTILGSSRTNPMKIEGGVDRIKENLASGGVDALIAIGGEDTLGVARQLYDREVNVVGVPKTIDNDLSGTDYTFGFDTAVNIATEAIDRLHTTAESHHRALICEVMGRHAGWIALHAGMAGGANVILIPEKPFDIDRVCEYVESRFRTRYSPIIVVAEGAHPVEGQMELQASELDAFGHVRLGGIGERLAKEIEKRTGKEARTTVLGHIQRGGTPTAYDRVLATRFGLQAIDAAHEGDYGKMVALRGTDIVRVGLDEATAELKTVPVGRYAEAEVFFG; from the coding sequence ATGCGTATCGGAGTGCTCACAGGGGGCGGCGACTGCCCCGGGCTCAACGCCGTGATCAGGGCCGTGGTGCGTAAGGGGGTGAGCGTCTACGGCCACGAGTTCGTGGGCTTCCGCGACGGCTGGCGCGGCCCCCTCGAAGGCGACACCATGCCGCTCGACATCCAGGCCGTGCGCGGCATCCTCCCGCGCGGCGGCACCATCCTGGGCTCCTCCCGCACCAACCCGATGAAGATCGAGGGCGGGGTCGACCGGATCAAGGAGAACCTGGCCTCCGGCGGCGTGGACGCGCTCATCGCCATCGGCGGCGAGGACACCCTGGGCGTCGCCCGGCAGCTCTACGACCGCGAGGTCAACGTCGTGGGCGTGCCCAAGACCATCGACAACGACCTGTCCGGCACCGACTACACCTTCGGCTTCGACACCGCCGTCAACATCGCCACCGAGGCCATCGACCGCCTCCACACCACCGCCGAGTCCCACCACCGGGCGCTCATCTGCGAGGTCATGGGCCGCCACGCCGGCTGGATCGCGCTGCACGCGGGCATGGCGGGCGGGGCCAACGTCATCCTCATCCCCGAGAAGCCGTTCGACATCGACCGGGTCTGCGAGTACGTCGAGTCCCGCTTCCGCACCCGCTACTCGCCGATCATCGTGGTCGCCGAGGGCGCCCACCCCGTCGAGGGGCAGATGGAGCTGCAGGCGAGCGAGCTGGACGCGTTCGGGCACGTCCGGCTCGGCGGCATCGGCGAGCGGCTGGCCAAGGAGATCGAGAAGCGCACCGGCAAGGAGGCCCGCACCACGGTGCTCGGCCACATCCAGCGCGGCGGCACGCCGACGGCCTACGACCGGGTGCTCGCCACCCGGTTCGGGCTGCAGGCCATCGACGCGGCCCACGAGGGCGACTACGGCAAGATGGTCGCGCTGCGCGGCACCGACATCGTCCGGGTCGGCCTGGACGAGGCGACGGCGGAGCTGAAGACCGTGCCGGTCGGCCGCTACGCCGAGGCCGAGGTCTTCTTCGGCTAG
- a CDS encoding YiaA/YiaB family inner membrane protein — protein MTKPIQPTHTTAYYVQAILSFAVSLSSVAIALIYLPASGWVKGFLALGLLYVVTSTITLSKVVRDRQELSEVSSRVDQARLDKLLTQHDPFKVDA, from the coding sequence ATGACCAAGCCGATCCAGCCCACGCACACCACCGCGTACTACGTCCAGGCGATCCTGTCGTTCGCCGTCTCGCTGAGCTCCGTGGCGATCGCCCTGATCTACCTGCCCGCCAGCGGGTGGGTCAAGGGCTTCCTCGCGCTCGGCCTGCTGTACGTCGTCACCTCGACGATCACCCTCAGCAAGGTGGTGCGCGACCGGCAGGAGCTGTCGGAGGTGAGCAGCCGCGTCGACCAGGCCAGGCTCGACAAGCTGCTCACCCAGCACGACCCGTTCAAGGTCGACGCCTAG
- a CDS encoding MHYT domain-containing protein, which translates to MTPVLAYVMSSAGSMLGLLLTSRARLTGGREARYWLLGAALAIGGTGIWTMHFIAMLGFSVSGTIIRYDVPLTAASALLAVAVVGLGLFLVSRRGERLPYLLAGGVLTGLGVAGMHYLGMYAMNMSAHVSYDPLVVALSVLVAIAAATAALWFTLRVSGALRIGAAALVMGGAVSGMHYTGMFALSVRSHTEMVPVPGARAIDFLLPLIVGLSLITVGLLLAVILSPSEKELRSEAEFRARLRGRAEGVPEVDLFGTPRR; encoded by the coding sequence TTGACGCCTGTCTTGGCCTACGTCATGTCCAGCGCCGGCAGCATGCTCGGCCTCCTGCTCACCTCGCGGGCCCGGCTCACGGGCGGGCGCGAGGCGCGGTACTGGCTGCTCGGCGCGGCGCTCGCGATCGGCGGCACCGGCATCTGGACCATGCACTTCATCGCGATGCTGGGCTTCTCCGTGAGCGGCACGATCATCCGCTACGACGTGCCGCTCACCGCCGCCTCCGCGCTGCTCGCGGTGGCCGTCGTGGGCCTCGGGCTGTTCCTGGTCTCGCGGCGCGGGGAGCGGCTGCCGTACCTGCTGGCGGGCGGCGTCCTGACCGGGCTCGGCGTCGCGGGCATGCACTACCTCGGCATGTACGCCATGAACATGTCCGCGCACGTCTCCTACGACCCGCTCGTGGTGGCGCTGTCGGTGCTCGTCGCGATCGCGGCGGCCACGGCGGCGCTGTGGTTCACGCTGCGGGTCAGCGGCGCGCTCAGGATCGGGGCGGCGGCGCTGGTGATGGGCGGGGCGGTGTCCGGGATGCACTACACCGGGATGTTCGCCCTGTCGGTGCGCTCGCACACGGAGATGGTGCCGGTGCCGGGCGCGCGGGCCATCGACTTCCTGCTGCCGCTGATCGTCGGCCTTAGCCTCATCACCGTGGGCCTGCTGCTGGCCGTCATCCTGTCGCCGTCGGAGAAGGAGCTGCGCAGCGAGGCGGAGTTCCGCGCCCGGCTGCGGGGACGCGCGGAGGGCGTGCCGGAGGTGGATCTGTTCGGCACGCCCCGGAGGTGA
- the glpK gene encoding glycerol kinase GlpK, translating to MSVLAIDAGTTGVTALVVTENGQIAAKGYEEFAQHFPRPGWVEHNPEDIWQATLAACATALRAAADPPSCLGITDQRETAVLWDRRTLAAPRRAIVWQDRRTSGVCERLRAAGHEERVSELTGLRLDPYFTATKLTWLAEHEPDVWAGVRSGSVAVGTVDAYLIARLTAGARHVTDASNASRTLLYGLRSGTWEPELCELFGVPERALPEIVPSHGPLGRTDPAAFLGLELPISGVAGDQQAALFGQTCFAAGDVKCTYGTGSFVLATTGGEIVRSREGLLTTVAWQEPSGERTFALEGSIFVTGAAVQWLRDGLGVIGTAPESEALARTVPDSGGVVFVPALTGLGAPYWEPEARGLIAGLTRGTTRAHLVRATLEAIAFEVRDVAELMARDMADVTAGPMPLLKADGGAAANDLLMQLQADQLGAPVERPVIQETTALGAAFLAGLGSGVWGSRAELRKTWQLDRRFEPGARDDAGYERWRAAVRLAAAARLS from the coding sequence GTGAGCGTGCTGGCCATCGATGCCGGGACAACTGGTGTAACGGCGCTGGTAGTGACCGAAAACGGGCAGATCGCGGCCAAGGGGTACGAGGAGTTCGCCCAGCACTTCCCGCGGCCCGGCTGGGTGGAGCACAACCCCGAGGACATCTGGCAGGCGACGCTCGCCGCGTGCGCCACGGCCCTGCGCGCGGCCGCCGATCCGCCCTCCTGCCTCGGCATCACCGACCAGCGCGAGACCGCCGTCCTGTGGGACCGGCGCACACTGGCCGCGCCCCGCCGGGCGATCGTCTGGCAGGACCGGCGCACGTCCGGGGTGTGCGAGCGGCTGCGCGCCGCCGGGCACGAGGAGCGCGTGTCGGAGCTGACCGGGCTCCGGCTCGACCCCTACTTCACCGCGACCAAGCTGACCTGGCTGGCCGAGCACGAGCCCGACGTGTGGGCGGGCGTGCGGTCCGGAAGTGTGGCCGTGGGGACAGTGGATGCCTACCTCATCGCCAGGCTGACGGCGGGCGCGCGGCACGTGACCGACGCGTCCAACGCCTCCCGCACCCTCCTGTACGGCCTCCGCTCCGGGACGTGGGAGCCGGAGCTGTGCGAGCTGTTCGGCGTGCCGGAGCGGGCGCTGCCGGAGATCGTGCCCAGCCACGGCCCGCTCGGGCGCACCGACCCGGCGGCCTTCCTCGGGCTGGAGCTGCCGATCAGCGGCGTCGCGGGCGACCAGCAGGCGGCGCTGTTCGGGCAGACCTGCTTCGCGGCGGGCGACGTCAAGTGCACCTACGGGACCGGCTCGTTCGTGCTCGCCACCACCGGCGGCGAGATCGTGCGCTCACGGGAGGGGCTGCTGACCACGGTGGCCTGGCAGGAGCCGTCCGGGGAGCGCACGTTCGCGCTGGAGGGGTCGATCTTCGTGACCGGCGCGGCGGTGCAGTGGCTGCGCGACGGGCTCGGCGTCATCGGCACCGCGCCGGAGTCGGAGGCGCTGGCGCGCACGGTGCCGGACAGCGGGGGCGTGGTGTTCGTGCCCGCGCTGACCGGGCTGGGGGCGCCGTACTGGGAGCCGGAGGCGCGCGGGCTGATCGCCGGGCTCACCCGCGGCACCACCCGGGCGCACCTGGTGCGCGCGACGCTGGAGGCGATCGCGTTCGAGGTGCGGGACGTGGCGGAGCTGATGGCCCGGGACATGGCGGACGTGACGGCGGGGCCGATGCCGCTGCTCAAGGCCGACGGCGGGGCCGCCGCCAACGACCTGCTCATGCAGCTGCAGGCCGACCAGCTCGGCGCGCCTGTGGAGCGGCCGGTTATCCAGGAGACGACGGCGCTCGGGGCGGCGTTCCTCGCCGGCCTCGGCTCGGGCGTGTGGGGCTCGCGGGCCGAGCTGCGCAAGACCTGGCAGCTCGACCGCCGTTTCGAGCCCGGCGCGAGGGACGACGCCGGCTACGAGCGCTGGCGGGCGGCCGTGCGCCTGGCCGCCGCCGCCCGGCTCAGCTGA